One window of Drosophila busckii strain San Diego stock center, stock number 13000-0081.31 chromosome 3L, ASM1175060v1, whole genome shotgun sequence genomic DNA carries:
- the LOC108599389 gene encoding transcription initiation factor TFIID subunit 8 isoform X1, with product MNPYDESLKQMLNHLLLERHCELESELVGDKLIMLLQHPGLRDIAVRTSSAANYAGRSSPCYFDVERTFQQLGIRISELQALRSERQTHALQFAPLETQDENLHQTPDLDVNQQRGARSGRHIPKYLPPYPSVHTYKQTRMDLITDRGYVAERERRAQHRSNTQRALNKFYLRTQPTASLFNSKSEQGVVLQVQTAGKPAYLSALMPQDEIFDVDIYEFVAEPLSEKAQGNSFLREAVTSNADRPERPPDYERLFKEFCAAEDLSYVPWEQRLVSFNSKPCM from the exons ATGAATCCCTACGATGAGAGTTTGAAGCAAATGCTTAACCATTTGTTGCTGGAGCGCCACTGCGAGTTGGAAAGCGAATTGGTGGGCGATAAGCTCATCATGTTGCTGCAGCATC CAGGATTGCGTGACATAGCAGTGCGCACTTCAAGCGCTGCTAACTATGCGGGACGCTCCTCGCCCTGTTACTTTGATGTGGAGCGCACTTTTCAACAGCTGGGCATACGCATAAGCGAGCTGCAAGCTTTGCGCAGTGAGCGTCAAACGCACGCGCTGCAGTTTGCGCCCTTGGAGACGCAAGATGAGAATTTGCATCAGACTCCGGACTTGGATGTGAATCAGCAGCGTGGCGCACGCAGTGGACGCCACATACCCAAGTATCTGCCGCCGTATCCAAGTGTGCACACGTATAAGCAAACGCGCATGGATCTGATCACGGATCGCGGCTATGTGGCGGAGCGTGAGCGGCGTGCGCAGCATCGCAGCAACACGCAGCGTGCgctcaacaaattttatttacgcaCGCAGCCAACAGCGTCGCTGTTTAACTCAAAGTCAGAGCAAGGCGTTG TGCTGCAAGTGCAAACTGCTGGCAAGCCCGCTTATCTGTCAGCGCTAATGCCGCAAGATGAAATCTTTGATGTGGACATCTATGAGTTTGTTGCTGAGCCACTCAGTGAAAAGg cGCAAGGAAATTCTTTTCTACGCGAAGCTGTAACATCGAATGCAGATAGACCAGAGCGACCGCCAGACTATGAGCGTTTATTTAAAGAGTTTTGTGCAGCTGAAGACCTGAGCTATGTGCCTTGGGAACAACGTCTGGTGTCTTTCAATTCCAAGCCGTGCATGtga
- the LOC108599389 gene encoding transcription initiation factor TFIID subunit 8 isoform X2, translated as MNPYDESLKQMLNHLLLERHCELESELVGDKLIMLLQHRLRDIAVRTSSAANYAGRSSPCYFDVERTFQQLGIRISELQALRSERQTHALQFAPLETQDENLHQTPDLDVNQQRGARSGRHIPKYLPPYPSVHTYKQTRMDLITDRGYVAERERRAQHRSNTQRALNKFYLRTQPTASLFNSKSEQGVVLQVQTAGKPAYLSALMPQDEIFDVDIYEFVAEPLSEKAQGNSFLREAVTSNADRPERPPDYERLFKEFCAAEDLSYVPWEQRLVSFNSKPCM; from the exons ATGAATCCCTACGATGAGAGTTTGAAGCAAATGCTTAACCATTTGTTGCTGGAGCGCCACTGCGAGTTGGAAAGCGAATTGGTGGGCGATAAGCTCATCATGTTGCTGCAGCATC GATTGCGTGACATAGCAGTGCGCACTTCAAGCGCTGCTAACTATGCGGGACGCTCCTCGCCCTGTTACTTTGATGTGGAGCGCACTTTTCAACAGCTGGGCATACGCATAAGCGAGCTGCAAGCTTTGCGCAGTGAGCGTCAAACGCACGCGCTGCAGTTTGCGCCCTTGGAGACGCAAGATGAGAATTTGCATCAGACTCCGGACTTGGATGTGAATCAGCAGCGTGGCGCACGCAGTGGACGCCACATACCCAAGTATCTGCCGCCGTATCCAAGTGTGCACACGTATAAGCAAACGCGCATGGATCTGATCACGGATCGCGGCTATGTGGCGGAGCGTGAGCGGCGTGCGCAGCATCGCAGCAACACGCAGCGTGCgctcaacaaattttatttacgcaCGCAGCCAACAGCGTCGCTGTTTAACTCAAAGTCAGAGCAAGGCGTTG TGCTGCAAGTGCAAACTGCTGGCAAGCCCGCTTATCTGTCAGCGCTAATGCCGCAAGATGAAATCTTTGATGTGGACATCTATGAGTTTGTTGCTGAGCCACTCAGTGAAAAGg cGCAAGGAAATTCTTTTCTACGCGAAGCTGTAACATCGAATGCAGATAGACCAGAGCGACCGCCAGACTATGAGCGTTTATTTAAAGAGTTTTGTGCAGCTGAAGACCTGAGCTATGTGCCTTGGGAACAACGTCTGGTGTCTTTCAATTCCAAGCCGTGCATGtga